One region of Tamandua tetradactyla isolate mTamTet1 chromosome 6, mTamTet1.pri, whole genome shotgun sequence genomic DNA includes:
- the TMUB2 gene encoding transmembrane and ubiquitin-like domain-containing protein 2 isoform X2: MELSDVTLIEGVGNEVTVVAGVVVLILALVLAWLSTYVADNGSNQLLGTIVSAGDTSVLHLGHVDHLVAGQGTPESTEPPHPSEVNDEKAEEADEGGGDSTGEPAAGGDVEPSLEHLLDIQGLPKRQAGPENSSTEAPLRSEDNTCLPPSPGLINVRLKFLNDTEELAVARPEDTVGALKSKYFPGQESQMKLIYQGRLLQDPACTLRSLNITDNCVIHCHRSPPGSAVPGPPTSLGHSSATEPPSLGVNVGSLMVPVFVVLLGVVWYFRINYRQFFTAPATVSLVGVTVFFSFLVFGMYGR, translated from the exons ATGGAGCTCTCTGATGTCACCCTCATTGAGGGTGTGGGTAATGAGGTGACGGTGGTGGCAGGTGTGGTGGTGCTGATTCTAGCCTTGGTCCTAGCTTGGCTCTCTACCTATGTGGCAGACAACGGTAGCAACCAGCTCCTGGGCACTATTGTGTCAGCAGGTGACACATCTGTACTCCACCTGGGGCATGTGGACCACTTGGTAGCAGGCCAAGGCACCCCAGAGTCAACTGAACCCCCCCATCCATCGGAGGTTAATGATGAGAAGGCTGAAGAGGCTGATGAAGGTGGGGGAGACTCTACAGGGGAGCCTGCAGCTGGGGGTGATGTTGAGCCCAGCCTTGAGCATCTGCTTGACATCCAAGGTCTGCCCAAAAGACAAGCAGGCCCAGAGAACAGCAGTACAGAGGCCCCTCTGAGATCTGAGGATAATACCTGCCTCCCTCCCAGCCCCGGCCTCATCAATGTACGGCTCAAATTCCTCAATGACACCGAGGAGCTGGCAGTAGCCAGGCCAGAGGATACTGTAGGTGCCCTGAAGAG CAAATACTTCCCTGGACAAGAAAGTCAGATGAAACTGATCTACCAGGGCCGCCTGCTGCAGGATCCAGCCTGCACACTGCGTTCCCTGAACATTACTGACAACTGTGTGATCCACTGCCACCGCTCACCCCCAGGGTCAGCTGTTCCAGGCCCTCCAACCTCACTGGGCCACTcctcggccactgagccacctagCCTCGGTGTCAATGTGGGCAGCCTCATGGTGCCTGTGTTTGTGGTGCTCTTGGGTGTGGTCTGGTACTTCCGTATTAATTACCGCCAGTTCTTCACAGCACCTGCCACTGTCTCCCTGGTGGGGGTCACTGTCTTCTTCAGCTTCCTAGTATTTGGGATGTATGGACGATAA
- the TMUB2 gene encoding transmembrane and ubiquitin-like domain-containing protein 2 isoform X1: MISRHLQNSLMSVDPVSSKAMELSDVTLIEGVGNEVTVVAGVVVLILALVLAWLSTYVADNGSNQLLGTIVSAGDTSVLHLGHVDHLVAGQGTPESTEPPHPSEVNDEKAEEADEGGGDSTGEPAAGGDVEPSLEHLLDIQGLPKRQAGPENSSTEAPLRSEDNTCLPPSPGLINVRLKFLNDTEELAVARPEDTVGALKSKYFPGQESQMKLIYQGRLLQDPACTLRSLNITDNCVIHCHRSPPGSAVPGPPTSLGHSSATEPPSLGVNVGSLMVPVFVVLLGVVWYFRINYRQFFTAPATVSLVGVTVFFSFLVFGMYGR, from the exons TGTGGACCCAGTCAGCAGCAAAGCCATGGAGCTCTCTGATGTCACCCTCATTGAGGGTGTGGGTAATGAGGTGACGGTGGTGGCAGGTGTGGTGGTGCTGATTCTAGCCTTGGTCCTAGCTTGGCTCTCTACCTATGTGGCAGACAACGGTAGCAACCAGCTCCTGGGCACTATTGTGTCAGCAGGTGACACATCTGTACTCCACCTGGGGCATGTGGACCACTTGGTAGCAGGCCAAGGCACCCCAGAGTCAACTGAACCCCCCCATCCATCGGAGGTTAATGATGAGAAGGCTGAAGAGGCTGATGAAGGTGGGGGAGACTCTACAGGGGAGCCTGCAGCTGGGGGTGATGTTGAGCCCAGCCTTGAGCATCTGCTTGACATCCAAGGTCTGCCCAAAAGACAAGCAGGCCCAGAGAACAGCAGTACAGAGGCCCCTCTGAGATCTGAGGATAATACCTGCCTCCCTCCCAGCCCCGGCCTCATCAATGTACGGCTCAAATTCCTCAATGACACCGAGGAGCTGGCAGTAGCCAGGCCAGAGGATACTGTAGGTGCCCTGAAGAG CAAATACTTCCCTGGACAAGAAAGTCAGATGAAACTGATCTACCAGGGCCGCCTGCTGCAGGATCCAGCCTGCACACTGCGTTCCCTGAACATTACTGACAACTGTGTGATCCACTGCCACCGCTCACCCCCAGGGTCAGCTGTTCCAGGCCCTCCAACCTCACTGGGCCACTcctcggccactgagccacctagCCTCGGTGTCAATGTGGGCAGCCTCATGGTGCCTGTGTTTGTGGTGCTCTTGGGTGTGGTCTGGTACTTCCGTATTAATTACCGCCAGTTCTTCACAGCACCTGCCACTGTCTCCCTGGTGGGGGTCACTGTCTTCTTCAGCTTCCTAGTATTTGGGATGTATGGACGATAA